In Mycolicibacterium nivoides, the DNA window GTCGGTGTAGAGCGTCATGGTGGTCAGCTCCATCTCCATGCCGACCTTGAGGTCGGCGGCGAGGGTGCCTTCGACGACCTTGCCGAGCACGATCAGACCTTCGTCGGCCAACTCCACCGCGGCGATCGCGAAGGGTTCGAACGGGTCGGTCTTCGGATACGGTGCGGGCGGGAGATACCGGTTCTCGGTGTAGCTCCACACCTTCCCGCGGCGGGACAGCGGAACCAGGTCAAGGGTGTCGCTGTCGCAGGCCGGGTTGGGGCAGTTGTTCTCGCGCGGCGGGAACACGAAAGTGGCGCACTGAGTGCACTTGCCGCCGATCAGGTGAGTGGCACCGGCGTCGTCGGTGGCGAACCACCCTTCGATCGCGGGTTGCGAAGATGCTGCTGGCACGCGGCCAGCCTAAACGATCAAGACCGCAGAACTGAAACGTGTTGCAGTTTTGCCCCGCGAACCAAGATAATGGCTTG includes these proteins:
- a CDS encoding Zn-ribbon domain-containing OB-fold protein, whose product is MPAASSQPAIEGWFATDDAGATHLIGGKCTQCATFVFPPRENNCPNPACDSDTLDLVPLSRRGKVWSYTENRYLPPAPYPKTDPFEPFAIAAVELADEGLIVLGKVVEGTLAADLKVGMEMELTTMTLYTDDEGIERTTHAWRIP